In Rhodospirillum rubrum ATCC 11170, a genomic segment contains:
- a CDS encoding CYTH and CHAD domain-containing protein has product MANMETELKLSCPAERIGEVLDHPVMRSPGGRKPVSRHQISTYYDTADNALAKAGLSLRLRSAGRQHWQTVKTKGSERGGLHARGEWEARVATPLPDITLLEHWGLAEDFAALIGEQPLFPRVVTDIRRATRRVTTPTGVVEIAVDRGEVRAEEASEPIAEIELELIEGEVGALYDLALRLAETLPLALGSESKAARGFRLLGLGEPPQAARAEAIPLDGAMPAEEAFWHIGRSCLDHVAANAPALIAASDDDAVHQMRIGIRRLRSAMTTFKAMIAGEDTEAVKEDLRWLMGLLAPARDSEVFLAESLAPLAAAALAQSKTTARPPVESSPSAQGERPPVPEDGAGAPGWAGLRDHFETESLAHQRAAREAVASPRFALLVLRATRWLDGGDWRGADERSVARTTPLGKAAAAVLRKRHKALRRAGRDFEDLSPEARHALRVHIKKLRYALEFLSDLYPEKPTRATLRVLKEAQEILGTAHDIVVAREKLRRAAASAGPGHPDLAFTAGWAAALNEDRQATLETAGRKAWEAVKAMDKVWKS; this is encoded by the coding sequence TGCGCTCGCCCGGCGGCCGCAAGCCGGTTTCCCGCCATCAGATCAGCACCTATTACGATACCGCCGATAACGCCCTGGCCAAGGCCGGGCTGTCGCTGCGCCTGCGCTCGGCCGGACGCCAGCATTGGCAGACGGTCAAGACCAAGGGCAGCGAGCGCGGCGGGCTGCACGCCCGGGGGGAATGGGAAGCCCGGGTCGCCACCCCCCTTCCCGATATCACCCTTCTCGAACACTGGGGGCTGGCCGAGGACTTCGCCGCCCTTATCGGCGAGCAGCCGCTTTTCCCGCGCGTGGTCACCGATATCCGCCGCGCCACCCGACGGGTGACGACACCGACCGGCGTCGTTGAAATCGCCGTGGACCGTGGCGAGGTCCGCGCCGAGGAGGCCAGCGAGCCGATCGCCGAGATCGAACTGGAACTGATCGAGGGCGAGGTCGGCGCCCTTTATGATCTGGCCCTGCGGCTGGCCGAAACCCTGCCTTTGGCTTTGGGGTCGGAGTCCAAGGCGGCGCGCGGCTTCCGCCTGCTTGGCCTGGGCGAGCCGCCGCAGGCGGCGCGCGCCGAGGCCATCCCGCTGGACGGCGCCATGCCGGCCGAAGAGGCCTTCTGGCATATCGGCCGCTCCTGCCTGGATCACGTGGCGGCCAATGCCCCGGCGCTGATCGCCGCCAGCGATGACGATGCCGTCCATCAGATGCGCATCGGCATCCGCCGCCTGCGTTCGGCGATGACCACCTTCAAGGCGATGATCGCCGGCGAGGATACCGAGGCGGTGAAAGAAGATCTGCGCTGGTTGATGGGGCTGCTGGCCCCGGCCCGGGATTCCGAGGTTTTCCTGGCCGAGAGTCTGGCCCCGCTCGCCGCCGCGGCGTTGGCGCAGTCCAAGACGACGGCACGGCCGCCCGTCGAATCCTCCCCTTCGGCCCAAGGGGAACGCCCGCCGGTGCCCGAGGACGGCGCCGGCGCCCCCGGGTGGGCGGGCTTGCGCGATCACTTCGAAACGGAAAGCCTGGCCCACCAGCGCGCCGCCCGCGAGGCGGTGGCCAGCCCGCGCTTCGCCTTGCTGGTGCTGCGCGCCACCCGCTGGCTTGACGGCGGCGACTGGCGCGGCGCCGACGAGCGCTCGGTCGCCCGGACGACGCCCCTGGGCAAGGCCGCCGCCGCCGTTCTGCGCAAGCGCCATAAGGCCCTGCGCCGCGCCGGCCGCGACTTTGAAGACCTCAGCCCCGAGGCCCGCCACGCCCTGCGCGTTCATATCAAGAAACTGCGCTACGCCCTGGAATTCCTCTCCGACCTTTATCCCGAAAAGCCGACACGGGCGACGTTGCGCGTGCTCAAGGAAGCCCAGGAGATTTTGGGGACCGCCCACGATATCGTCGTCGCCCGCGAAAAACTGCGCCGCGCCGCCGCCAGCGCCGGCCCCGGCCACCCTGATCTGGCCTTTACCGCCGGCTGGGCGGCGGCTTTGAACGAGGATCGCCAAGCCACCCTGGAAACCGCCGGACGCAAGGCCTGGGAGGCGGTGAAGGCCATGGACAAGGTTTGGAAAAGCTAG
- a CDS encoding DUF4169 family protein gives MIKEKAMAEVINLRQARKRRVREERGREAEANRARFGRPKAERQATTLERERAGKVLEGHQRQRPEEGAGGGPEEGDDGPD, from the coding sequence ATGATCAAGGAGAAGGCGATGGCCGAGGTGATCAACCTGCGACAGGCCCGGAAACGCCGGGTCCGCGAGGAGCGGGGGCGCGAGGCCGAAGCCAACCGCGCCCGCTTCGGCCGCCCCAAGGCCGAACGTCAGGCCACCACCCTGGAGCGCGAGCGCGCCGGCAAGGTGCTCGAGGGGCATCAGCGCCAAAGGCCGGAAGAGGGCGCGGGCGGCGGGCCGGAGGAGGGGGACGACGGGCCCGACTAG
- a CDS encoding ABC transporter substrate-binding protein, whose translation MRKIVIGAASAVILAMAASGAQAKTLVYCSEGSPEGFNPAFYTTGTTFDATSKNIFDKLVLFKRGTTEIEPGLAESWEVSPDGKTYTFHLRKGVTFHDSDIFKPTRQFNADDVIWSFERQLKKDHPYHAVSGGTYDYFEGMSMNTLLEKIEKVDDYTVVFHLSRPEAPMLANLAMDFASIFSAEYADKMMKAGTPEVVDQKPIGTGPFMFRGYQKDAQIRYEANPTYWQGKAAIDRLVFVITPDASVRYAKLKAGECHVMPYPNPADLEAMKTDKAVNLMHQEGLNVGYLAYNVEKKPFDDVRVRKALNLAIDKKAIIDAVYQGAGTAATNPIPPTIWSYNKAVKDDAFDPAAAKKLLAEAGVKDLKTTIWAMPVQRPYNPNARRMAEILQANWKAVGVDAEITSYEWGEYLKRAKAGEHETALFGWTGDNGDPDNFLAVLLGCDAIPGNNYARWCDKSFENLIQKAKIATSQEERVKLYEEAQVIFKEQAPWATIAHSVVYEPIRKEVIDYKIDPLGGHIFYGVDLKK comes from the coding sequence ATGCGCAAAATAGTGATTGGCGCGGCTTCGGCCGTTATCCTCGCCATGGCGGCGAGCGGGGCCCAGGCCAAGACGCTGGTCTATTGCTCGGAAGGCAGCCCCGAGGGCTTCAATCCGGCTTTTTACACCACCGGCACGACCTTCGACGCCACCAGCAAGAACATTTTCGACAAGCTCGTTCTTTTCAAGCGCGGCACCACGGAGATCGAACCCGGTCTGGCCGAGAGCTGGGAGGTTTCGCCCGACGGCAAGACCTATACCTTCCACCTGCGCAAGGGCGTGACCTTCCACGACAGCGACATCTTCAAGCCGACGCGGCAATTCAACGCCGATGACGTGATCTGGAGCTTCGAGCGTCAGTTGAAGAAGGATCACCCCTATCACGCGGTTTCCGGCGGCACCTACGACTACTTCGAAGGCATGTCGATGAACACCCTTCTCGAAAAGATCGAGAAGGTCGACGATTATACGGTGGTCTTCCACCTGAGCCGCCCCGAAGCGCCGATGCTGGCCAATCTGGCCATGGACTTCGCCTCGATCTTCTCGGCCGAATACGCCGATAAGATGATGAAGGCCGGAACCCCGGAAGTCGTTGACCAGAAGCCGATCGGCACCGGTCCCTTCATGTTCCGCGGTTACCAGAAGGACGCCCAGATCCGCTACGAGGCCAATCCGACCTATTGGCAGGGCAAGGCCGCCATCGACCGCCTGGTTTTCGTCATCACCCCCGACGCCAGCGTGCGCTACGCCAAGCTGAAGGCCGGCGAATGCCATGTGATGCCCTATCCCAATCCGGCCGACCTGGAAGCCATGAAGACCGACAAGGCGGTCAACCTGATGCACCAGGAAGGCCTGAACGTCGGCTATCTGGCCTATAACGTCGAGAAGAAGCCCTTCGACGACGTGCGCGTGCGCAAGGCCCTCAATCTGGCGATCGACAAGAAGGCGATCATCGACGCCGTTTATCAGGGCGCCGGCACCGCCGCCACCAACCCGATCCCGCCGACGATCTGGTCCTACAACAAGGCCGTCAAGGACGACGCCTTCGATCCGGCCGCCGCCAAGAAGCTGCTGGCCGAAGCCGGGGTGAAGGATCTCAAGACCACCATCTGGGCAATGCCCGTCCAGCGCCCCTACAACCCCAATGCCCGCCGCATGGCCGAAATCCTTCAGGCCAACTGGAAGGCCGTGGGCGTGGATGCCGAAATCACCTCCTACGAATGGGGCGAATACCTCAAGCGCGCCAAGGCCGGCGAGCATGAGACGGCGCTGTTTGGCTGGACCGGCGACAATGGCGATCCCGATAATTTCCTGGCGGTTCTGCTGGGCTGCGACGCCATCCCCGGCAACAACTATGCGCGCTGGTGCGACAAGTCCTTTGAAAACCTGATCCAGAAGGCCAAGATCGCCACCAGCCAGGAAGAGCGGGTGAAGCTCTACGAAGAGGCTCAGGTCATCTTCAAGGAGCAGGCCCCCTGGGCGACGATCGCGCATTCGGTGGTCTACGAGCCGATTCGCAAGGAAGTTATCGACTATAAGATAGATCCGCTTGGCGGACATATCTTCTACGGCGTCGACCTCAAGAAATAG
- a CDS encoding ABC transporter permease subunit, translating into MISFILRRVVLIIPAFIGVTLLAFALIHLIPGDPILVMAGERGVSPARHAMLMTQLGLDRPLWEQYLTYLGKALQGDLGNSIVTRQPVIEEFKTLFPATIELGVFAMVFAVLIGIPAGMLAAVKRGTSLDHGVMVVSLTGYSMPIFWWGLLLIMLVSGILGWTPVSGRIDSIMWIDTVTGFMLIDSLLSDEPGAFLSAVHHLILPAIVVGTIPLAVIARMTRSAMLEVLREDYVRTARAKGVSPGRVVMVHALRNALIPVITVIGLQTGVLLAGAILTETIFAWPGVGKWLVDSINRRDYPAVQGGILLISTVVILVNLLVDVLYGVINPRIRHRR; encoded by the coding sequence ATGATTTCGTTCATTCTCAGACGGGTCGTGCTGATCATCCCGGCCTTCATCGGGGTGACCTTGCTGGCCTTCGCCTTGATCCACCTGATCCCCGGCGACCCCATTTTGGTCATGGCCGGCGAACGCGGGGTAAGCCCCGCGCGCCATGCCATGCTGATGACCCAACTCGGCCTCGACCGGCCGTTGTGGGAGCAGTATCTGACCTATCTGGGGAAGGCGCTGCAGGGCGACCTTGGTAACTCCATCGTCACCCGCCAGCCGGTCATCGAAGAATTCAAGACGCTGTTCCCGGCGACCATCGAGCTTGGCGTCTTCGCCATGGTCTTCGCCGTGCTGATCGGCATCCCGGCGGGCATGTTGGCGGCGGTCAAACGCGGCACCAGCCTCGATCACGGGGTGATGGTCGTCAGCCTGACGGGCTATTCCATGCCGATTTTCTGGTGGGGCCTGCTGCTGATTATGCTGGTTTCGGGCATCCTCGGCTGGACGCCGGTCTCCGGGCGCATCGATTCCATCATGTGGATCGACACCGTCACCGGCTTCATGCTGATCGACAGCCTGCTGTCGGACGAACCCGGCGCCTTCCTGTCGGCTGTTCACCATCTGATCTTGCCCGCCATCGTCGTCGGCACCATCCCCTTGGCGGTGATCGCCCGCATGACGCGGTCGGCCATGCTCGAGGTCCTGCGCGAGGATTATGTCCGCACCGCGCGGGCCAAGGGGGTCAGCCCCGGCCGGGTGGTGATGGTCCACGCCCTGCGCAACGCCCTGATCCCGGTGATCACCGTCATCGGCCTGCAGACGGGCGTTCTGCTGGCCGGCGCCATCCTGACCGAGACGATCTTCGCTTGGCCCGGGGTTGGCAAATGGCTGGTCGACAGCATCAACCGCCGTGATTATCCGGCGGTTCAGGGCGGCATCTTGCTGATCTCCACCGTGGTCATTCTGGTCAACCTGCTGGTCGATGTGCTGTATGGCGTCATCAACCCGCGCATCCGCCATCGACGGTAA
- a CDS encoding ABC transporter permease subunit: MTLTPSEPKTGPKTAGGALDAPGQEAAVALRAEAALALKPPHPLAEFWHYFSENKGAVAGLIFIVVIVIVALFAPQVAPHHPYEMNVPMAKMPPAWLEGGQWSYLLGTDALGRDILSRIIFGARLSLMVGAVVVTLSLVAGVGLGLLAGFLRGWVDIVIMRLMDIILSVPSLLLAIAIVAILGPGLENAMAAIAVVVLPHYTRLTRAAVMTEATKDYVTASRVAGASKGRLMVKTILPNTLAPLIVQATLGFSTAILDAAALGFLGLGARPPRPEWGTMLSEAREFVLSHWWIVTFPGLAILFTVLAFNLMGDGLRDALDPRMKR, from the coding sequence ATGACTCTCACCCCTTCCGAACCCAAGACCGGCCCCAAGACGGCGGGGGGCGCGCTCGACGCTCCCGGCCAGGAGGCCGCCGTCGCCCTGCGGGCCGAAGCGGCGCTCGCCCTCAAGCCGCCCCATCCGCTGGCCGAGTTCTGGCATTACTTCAGCGAAAACAAGGGCGCGGTCGCCGGGCTGATCTTCATCGTCGTCATTGTCATCGTCGCCCTCTTCGCCCCCCAGGTCGCCCCCCACCATCCCTATGAGATGAACGTGCCGATGGCCAAGATGCCGCCGGCCTGGCTCGAGGGCGGTCAGTGGTCCTATCTGCTGGGCACCGACGCCCTGGGCCGCGACATCCTGTCGCGCATCATTTTCGGCGCCCGGCTGTCGCTGATGGTCGGCGCCGTGGTGGTGACGCTGTCGCTGGTCGCCGGCGTCGGCCTTGGCCTGCTGGCGGGCTTCCTGCGCGGCTGGGTCGATATCGTCATCATGCGGCTGATGGACATCATCTTGTCGGTGCCCAGCCTGCTGCTGGCCATCGCCATCGTCGCCATTCTCGGCCCCGGCCTGGAAAACGCCATGGCGGCCATCGCCGTCGTCGTCCTGCCCCATTACACCCGGCTGACCCGGGCCGCCGTGATGACCGAGGCGACCAAGGATTACGTCACCGCCTCGCGGGTGGCCGGCGCGTCGAAGGGCCGGCTGATGGTCAAGACCATTCTGCCCAATACCCTGGCGCCGTTGATCGTTCAGGCGACCCTTGGCTTTTCCACGGCGATCCTCGACGCGGCGGCGCTTGGCTTCCTCGGGCTTGGCGCCCGTCCGCCGCGACCGGAATGGGGAACCATGCTGTCGGAAGCGCGCGAATTCGTGCTCAGCCACTGGTGGATCGTTACCTTCCCCGGGCTTGCCATCCTGTTCACGGTGCTGGCCTTCAATCTGATGGGCGACGGCCTGCGCGATGCCCTCGATCCCCGCATGAAGCGGTGA